DNA sequence from the Pseudoxanthomonas indica genome:
GCACGGCCAGGTTGCGGCCGGGCATCACCGGCAGGGTGATCAGCGGCACGTCCAGGTCCAGCACGTGGCGGCTGCCAGAGTCACCGGTCAGGCGCTCATAGCCATGCGGATTGGGCTCGGTCATGGGCCGGGTCAGGTGCACGATCAGGCGCAGGTACTTGTTCTTCTTGACCGCGGTGTCGCCAAACATCTCGCGCACGTTGAGCACGCCCAGGCCGCGTACTTCGAGCAGGTCCTGCAGCAGTTCCGGGCAGGTGCCGTCGAGCACGTCGGGGGCAATCTGGGTGAACTCCGGCGCGTCATCGGCGACCAGGCGATGGCCGCGGCTGAGCAGCTCCAGCGCCAGCTCGCTCTTGCCCGAACCCGCCTCGCCGGTGATCAGCACGCCGATAGAGTAGATCTCCATGAACACGCCATGCAGCGTCACCCGCGGCGCCAGCGTGCGGGCCAGGTGGTAAGACAGGTGGTTGAGCAGTTCGTGGCCGCGCTTGGGCGAAATCCACAGCGGGGTGTCGCTTTCATTCGCGGCTTCGCGCAGATCCTCCGGGCAGGACTGGTTCTTGCTGATGACCAGGGCCAGCGGGCGGAAGTGGATGATCTTCTCGATGATTTCCCAGCGCTGGCGCGAATCCAGCGAGTCCAGCCAGGCCAGTTCCTCGCTGCCCAGGATTTGCACCTTGTTCGGGTAAACCGCATTGAGGTAGCCCGCAAGCGAGGGGCGACGGGCGATGGTGTCGCCGGCCTCCAGCACACGGTTCTCGCCTTTCTGCCCGGCGACCCAGCGCAGGGCCAGCCGTTCTTTCTGCTGCTCGAAGAGTTCGCGGGCGGTGATACTGGTATTCATCATGCCCACGAGTGTAATGCGGGTGGGCGACAACCGCGACCGGGCGGGCCATGGGCCGGGCCGGGCATGAAAAAGGCGGGGCATGGCCCCGCCTTTTTTCCTCGCTGGCGGCGGCGCCCTGGCGCGGCCGCGGGTGGCTCAGGTGAATGCTTCGCTGCGAACGCTCACGCGTTGCACGTCGGTGCGCTTTTCCTTGTGCTTGACCAGCAGGCGATCGAGCTTGTCAGCCAGCATGTCGATGGCGGCGTACATGGTCTGCGCGCCGGCATCGGCGTGCAGCGGCTTGCGGCCAGCAACAGAGAGAGTCGCTTCGGCGACGTAGTCGGGTTTGCGGGTACAGAGTTGGGTACGGACCTCGAAGGGTTGGTCGAAATGGCGCTCCAGCCGCTTCAACTTGGTTTCGACGTACTCACGCAGGGCGGGAGTGACTTCGATTTCATGGCCGTAGGTCTCGATACGCATCGCTTGCCTCCTTATGTCGTGGAAATGCAGCGTGAAGGCGCTGCATGGAACGTGTTGCCAGTGTCTGGCAACGGAATCAGCTCTGGGGTTCCGGCGGTCTCCGCGGCACGACGATTTGTCGTGATCCAAACATGGACCCGATTGGCGCAGGGATCAAGCGCGACGGTGCGTATTCAGTCCAGGCGGACGCGTTCGTGCGACGAAAGAATGTGCAGCGCTTCACGGTACTTGGCGACCGTGCGCCGCGCCACGGGAACGCCCGAGGCCTTGAGCAAATCGGCCAGCTTGGCGTCGGACAAGGGTTTGCGTGGATTTTCCTGATCCACCAGGCGTTTGATCATGGCCTGGATGGCCGTGCTGGACGCTTCACCACCACCGTCAGTATCGATGCCGGAGGCGAAAAAGGCCCGCAACGGCAGAGTTCCACGCGGTGTTCGCACGTATTTACGGGCGATGGCGCGTGAAACCGTGGATTCGTGCAGACCCACCTCGGCCGCCACCTCGCGCAGGGTGAGGGGGCGCAGGGCCTGTTCACCGAATTCCAGGAAGGCCGATTGCTGCCGAATCAGGCAACGCGTGACCTTGAGCAGGGTTTCGCCGCGGGCTTCCAGGCTCTTGAGCAGCCAGCGCGCTTCCTGCAGATGGCCCTTCAGATAGCCAGCATCGCTCTCGCCGCATTGCCGGATCATCTGCTCGTAGCCGCGATGGATATTGATGCGCGGCAAGGTGTTGCCGGCCAGCGCCGCGCGCCAGACACCGCGTTGGCGCCAGACCACGCAATCCGGCACCACGTAGGTGTCGCCGCTCAGTTCGCCGATCTGCGCACCGGGTTTGGGATCCAGCGTGCGCAACAGTTGCACCGCGGTTTCCACCTCGGCCAGGGGGCGTTTCAGCTCCGCCGCCACGCCGGCCACACCACTGCGCGGCAACCGGTCCAGCGGACCATCGGCAATGCGGATGGCCAACGCCTTGCCAGGGGTGTCGTCGCTGAGCACCGACAGTTGCAGATGCAAGCACTCGCCCAGCGTGCGCGCGCCGATGCCCACCGGGTCAAAGCGCTGCAACTGGTGCAGCACCACCAGGATTTCGTCTTCGTCGGCCTCGACGTCCGGGCGCAGGGTTTCGGCAATGCCGGCCAGCGTCTCGCGGAGGTAGCCGTCTTCCTCCAGGGCATCGATCAGGGCCGTGCCTATCCGACGGTCACGCGCGGACAGATGCGACAAATGCAATTGCCACAGCAGGTGATCGCGCAGGGTGTCGGCTTCGGCCATGCGCTCGGCGGCGCTGCCGGTGTCGTCGTCATCGTCAAAGGAGCCGCCGCCGCCGGTGCTGGTCCAGGGGCCCTCGTCGGGAGACCAGTCATCATCGGCGCCATCACGTTCGCGTTCGCGCTCGCCATCGGCGCTTTCGCCGGGCGGAGCGTCATCCGCACCCTCACTGGCGCCGGGGCCATCGCCGGGGCCGTCTTCGGCCCAGTCCAGCAGGGGATTGGATTCGACCGCCTGGGTGATCTCCACTTCCAGTTCGGCGGTGGACATCTGCAAGAGACGGATGGCCTGACGCAACTGCGGCGTCATGACCAACTGCTGTCCCAGCGATGTCTGGAGGCGTGTCTTCATCCGTTGTCCGGGCAATGCTGCGGGAGCTGGCCAGGCCCGGACCGGGTGCCGTCCTTACAGACGGAAGGTTTCCCCCAGGTACACGCGGCGCACATCGGGATTGGCCAGCAACGCGTCCGGTGCCCCCTGCGCCAGTACGCTGCCTTCGTTGAGGATATACGCCCGGTCGCAGATTCCCAAGGTCTCGCGCACATTGTGATCGGTGATCAGCACGCCGATGCCGCGATCCTTGAGGTGTTTGACGATGCGCTGGATTTCGCCGACCGAGATGGGGTCGACGCCGGCAAAGGGTTCGTCCAGCAGCATCAGCCGCGGCCGCGCCGCCAGCGCGCGGGCGATCTCGCAGCGCCGGCGCTCGCCGCCGGACAGGCTGGCGCCCAGTTGTTCGGCGACGTGGCTGATCTGCAGCTCATCGAGCAGGGAGGCCAGCTCGCGCTCGATGCCTTGGCTGTCCAGGTCTTCCCGCAGTTCCAGCACCAGGCGGATGTTGTCGGCCACGGTCAGTTTGCGGAACACCGACGGTTCCTGCGGCAGGTAGCCCACGCCCAGCTTGGCGCGCTTGTACATCGGCTCGGCGGTGATATCCATGCCGTCCAGTTCGATCTTGCCGGCATCGGCGGACACCAGGCCGACGATCATGTAGAAGCAGGTGGTCTTGCCGGCGCCATTGGGTCCGAGCAGACCGACCACTTCGCCGGCCTCCAGGGTCAGGCCGAAATCACTGACGACCTTGCGCTGGCGATAGCTCTTGCGGAGTCCTTGGGCAATCAGCATTACTTCTTGCCTTGTGGCTGCGGCTGGGCCGGCGCGGCGTTCTTGGCCTTGATGACCGTGGTGACGCGGCTGCCGTCGCCGCCACTCTCGATGTTGCCGCTCTTGGTGTCGTAGACCATCTTCTGGCCGCGGTTGGAACCGCGTGCGGAGGTCACCGTGTAATTGCCGGTGAAGGTGATGATCTCGGTCTTCATGTCGTACTCGACGCGATCGGCGCTGGCGTCCATCCAGCTGCCATCGTCCATCTGCTGCTTCATCTTGACCTGCTTGCCGGTGAAGATGGCGCGCGTGATCTCGCCGCCGTCGACATAGATGTCAGCGGCCGAGGAGGTGATCTGCAAGGTGCCCTGGGTGACGTTGACGCCCCCTGACAACACTGTCTTGCCATCGCCCTGGAACGAGCCGGACTGCTTGCCCGCGTCGATGGACATGTCCTGGTTGCGATCGGAGGAGCGTGCCCATGCGCCGCCGGCAATCGCCACAAGCAACACGGAACACAGCAGGGCCTTAGCGGGTTTGCGGGGCATAGACGCTCTTTACCTGGGATTGGAATTCGTAGGCCTTGGTCTTCAGATCGGTCTGGAAGCCCACGCCTTTGAGTATAGAACCCGGTTGGGTGATGGTGACAGCAAGGTCGGTGCGCGCCAGATTGCGCGAGGGAAACACATCCAGGCGTTCCGTGCGGAACGTGGTGGCGGCGGTGGCCTGCGAGGGGCTGGTGCCGGTCACCTCGCCGAGCAGGCGCAGTTCGCTGTGATCCGGACTCATCCAGCCCGTCTTCGAACGCATCTGCCAATAGTGGCCTTCGCGATCCGGCAGCAGAAACAACGGGGTGGTGATGTGGAAACTCTCGTCGGCAGGAATGCGATGCATCTCCGGCGCGCGCAGGGTCACCGATTCCTTGCCCTGCTTGTCGAGCGCGACGACTTCGAAATCGTGCATCACGTAATCGGAGCGATCCGCCCCCACCGTTTCGGCCTTGGGCCGCGAACGGTTCTGCCAGGCGGCCCAGCCGCTGATGATGGCCGCAATCAGCAACGCCACGCCCAGACCCAGACGCCAGTTCATCGCGACGGCTCCAGCAGGGCGCTGTCATGGCCCTGCACGCCCAGCAGCAGATCGCAGACTTCGCGGGCCGCACCGGCGCCGGCGCGCGCCTGGGTGCGCCAGTGGGCGTGACGCGCGGTCCATGCGTGTGCGTCGGCCGGCGCGACCGCCAGGCCGACGGCGCGGAACGGCGGCAGGTCGGGCAGGTCATCGCCCATGAAAGACACTTCCTCGCGCTGCAGGCCGAGTTCGGCGCACAAGGCATCGACCTGGGCCAGCTTGTCCTTGACGCCGGTGTGGATGCGCACGCCCAGTTCGCGCGCGCGCCGCTCCGCCGCCGGGCTGTGGCGGGCGGTGATCAGCGCCACTTCCAGCCCCGCCTGGCGCAACAGCACCAGGCCCTGGCCGTCGTGGATGTGGAAGGCCTTGGATTCATGCCCCTGATCGTCGTAGATCAGGCGGCCGTCGGTCAGGGTGCCATCCACGTCGAAGCACGCCAGGCGCACGCGCAGGGCGCGGGCGCGCAGGTCATTGTCGACGTTGGTCAGGTGCGAAAGGGGCATAGGCAAGGGTTAGACCACGCGGGCGCGCAACAAGTCATGAATATTGAGGGCGCCGACCGGGCGCTGTTCGCCGTCGACCACGATGAGACCGCTGATCTTGTGGGTTTCCATCATCCGCGCCGCTTCCACCGCCAACTGGTCGGCGCCGATGGTCTTGGGTTGGCGGGTCATCACCTCGCCGATGCTGGCTTGGCGGATGTCCAGCGCCGGGTTGTCCAGCGTCCGGCGAAGATCGCCGTCGGTGAACAGTCCCACCAGGCGGCCTTGTGCATCGACCACGGCGGTCATGCCCAGCCGCTTGCGGCTCATCTCCACCAGCGCCTGACTCAGCGAGGCGTCCTGCGACACGCGCGGAACATCGTCGCCGCCATGCATGACATCGGTGATGTGCAGCAACAGGCGCCGGCCCAGGCTGCCAGCCGGGTGCGAGCGGGCGAAGTCATCGGCGGTGAAGCCGCGCGCCTCCAGCAGGGCCACGGCCAGCGCATCGCCCATCGCCAGGGTGGCGGTCGTGCTGCTGGTCGGCGCCAGGTCGAGCGGGCAGGCCTCGGCAGGCACCGAGATGTCCAGATGGATGTCGGCCTCACGCGCCAGGGTGGATCCGGGGCGGCCGGTCATGGAGATGAGCGGATTGCCCTGGCGCTTGAGCACCGGCAGCAGCATCAGCACTTCGTCCGATTCGCCGGAATAGGACATGGCCAGCACCACGTCGGCGTCGGTAATCATGCCCAGATCGCCGTGGCCCGCTTCGCCCGGATGGACATAGAAAGCCGGGGTGCCGGTGGAAGCCAGGGTCGCGGCGATCTTGCGCGCGACGTGTCCGGACTTGCCCATGCCGGTGGCCACCACCCGGCCCTGGCAGGCCAGAATCGTGCGGCAGGCGGCGGAGAAACTGCCATCGATGCGCTGGGCCAGGGCGGTCAGCGCCTGTGCCTCGATCTCGATGACACGACGCCCACTGGCGGCCAGCGCGGTGTCCTGTACGAGCGGCGGAGCGGAGAGCGACTGGGGCATGGGTGGGCCGGGCGGTAGAATAGGCGGCCATTTTAGGAGGAAACGCCCGTTGGACGCAGAAACCATCCGCCAGCTGATTCAGCAGGGCCTGCCCGACGCGCGGGTCGAGGTTCAAGGTGACGACGGCGTGCACTTCGAAGCCACCGTGGTTTCGCCGGCCTTTGCCGGCAAGATGCCGCTGGCCCGGCATCGCATGGTCTACGCCACGCTGGGGGATTTGATGGGGGGCGCGATTCACGCGCTGGCCCTGAAGACGGTAACGCCGGACGAGCTGCGCTGATCCCTGCACGTCGCGATCAGGCGATAATTCACAATCCCGCCCACATCCCTTCGCGCCCTTGGACGTCGCCGCCGCCGAGTCACCGCAACACCTTGGCAGCTGTCTGTGCGGCAGCGTGTCCTATTGCGTGCAGGGTCCGCTGGACGAACTGGTGTTGTGCCACTGCTCGCGCTGCCGCAAGGCCACCGGCTCGGCCTTCCAGGCGGTGGCGCCGATTGCCGAGTCTGCGTTCGAGCTGCTGACGGGCCAGGACCTCGTGCGCTCGTACGAGTCCTCGGCCGGCGTGCACCGGCATTTCTGCGGGGCGTGCGGCTCGCCGCTCTACAGCCGGCGCGATTTCATGCCCGGCCTGCTGCGCCTGCGGGTGGGCACGCTGGACACGCCCTTGCAGATCGCACCGACCATGCACATCTTTACGGATTCCAAGGCGCCGTGGTTCACCATCGGCGACGCCGCACCGCAATACCCCACCCGGCCGGGCGAATAAGCCCGCACCTTCCCCTTTTCCTCGGAACTTCCATGCAGAAAATCGTAGTCACCGGCGGCATTCCGCTCAATGGCGAAGTCAACATTTCCGGCGCCAAGAACGCGGTGCTGCCGATCCTTTGCGCGACCTTGCTGGCCGACGGTCCGGTGGAGATCACCAACGTGCCGCACCTGCATGACGTGGTAACCACGGTCAAACTGCTGGGTGAACTGGGCGCCGGCATCAGCATCGACGAAGGCACGCTGTCCCGGGGCAGCGCGATTACCGTCGACCCGCGCAGCGTCAACCAGCACGTGGCGCCGTACGAGCTGGTCAAGACCATGCGCGCTTCGATCCTGGTGCTGGGCCCGCTGCTGGCCAAGTACGGCGCGGCGGAAGTGTCGCTGCCGGGCGGCTGCGCGATTGGCTCGCGTCCGGTCGATCAGCACATCAAGGGGCTGCAGGCGCTGGGTGCGGAAATCAGCGTCGAGAACGGCTATATCAAGGCCAAGGCCAACCGTCTGAAGGGCGGCCGCTTCGTATTCGACATGGTCAGCGTCACCGGCACCGAGAACGTGCTGATGGCCGCGTGCCTGGCCGATGGCACCACCGTGCTCGAGAACGCCGCCGCCGAACCGGAAGTCACCGACCTGGCCGATTGCCTGATCGCCCTGGGTGCGGACATCGAGGGCGCAGGCACGCCACGGATCGTGGTGCGCGGCGTCGAGCGCCTCAATGGCGGTCGCCATGCGGTGCTGCCGGACCGCATCGAAACCGGCACCTTCCTGGTCGCCGCCGCCATGACCGGTGGCCGCGTCATCGCGCGTCGCGCGCGCGGTGACACCCTGGATGCGGTGCTCGACAAGCTCACCGAAGCCGGCGCGCACATCGAGACCACCGAAGACAGCATCACCCTGGACATGCAGGGCCGGCGCCCGCGCGCGATCAGCCTGACCACGGCGCCGTACCCGGCGTTCCCGACCGACATGCAGGCGCAGTTGATGGCGATGAACTGCGTGGCCGAAGGCGTGGGCGTGATCAACGAAACGATCTTCGAAAACCGCTTCATGCACGTCAACGAACTGCTGCGACTGGGCGCCGACATCCGCGTGGAGGGCCACACCGCCATTGTGCGTGGCGTGGAAAAACTCAGTGGTGCGCCGGTGATGGCCACCGATCTGCGTGCGTCTGCCTCGCTGATCCTGGCCGGCCTGGTGGCCGAAGGCGATACCATCATCGATCGCATCTACCACCTGGATCGCGGCTACGAGAACATCGAGGAAAAGCTCGGTGGCCTGGGCGCCAAGATTCGCCGCATCTCGTAAGGACGCATCGATGCCCGCTTTCCTGAGCAAGCGCACTGCTTTCACCCCCCGCCGCAAGGCCCTGCTGGTGTTCATCGCCCTGTTGCTGGCGGTGGTGGCCTGGCTGCATTTCACCGGCGCTGCCGGCACCAGCGGCATCCCCAGCAAGGACATGGACTGGAACGGCGACGGCACGGCCACCGAGGAGGAGATCTTCCAGGCGTTCTATGCCGTGGTGGTGGAGAAGAAAGTGGAAGGGCCGCGCGAGTGCCGCTCCTACTCCTGGCGCAGCGACGGCAAGCCGATACGCGTGGACTGCCGCACGACCATGTCGGCGCCGGCGGAAGCCAGCAAGGAATGAAAAAAAGGCCCGGCATGACCGGGCCTTTTTCATCCAGTGGCGGCCTGGCTCAACGCCAGGACTTGATGGTCAGGTCGATCGAGTCCTGGCCATTTTCTCGCTGCAGGATGCGCGCAGGCACCGGCATGTTGGGCACGATCCACACGATCATCTGCTTGTCGCCATCGGTGCGCGAGACCTTGGTGGCCTCCTGCGACTTGCCGGCCACGGTGATATTTTCCTTGCCCATCACCTGATAGACCATCGCCTTGGCGCGGCCGTTTTCCACCATGCGGTAGCGCAGCGGCTTGCCGGCCGCGACGTCGCGCACGATCGCCAGGTTGACGAGCAGCGCATCCATGTCACCGGCCTGCAACTTCAACGGACCGGCGCGCTCGGGCTTGATGTCGCCGGACCACGTGGCCTGCGACTTGCTCCAGTCGTAGACCGTGTCCACCGACTTCTTCTTGACCAGTACCCGCGAACTGTCACTGCTGGACAGCGGACGCAGGCGACCATTTTGTTCGTCGAACACGGTCTTCTGGCTCAGGTCGACCAGTTGATTGCGCACGGTCAGGCTGTACTGCCAGCGATTGTCGCTCTGCGGCGCGATCACCATCTGTCCTTCGCCCTGCATGCCGAGGGCGCTGGCCTGGTACTGCGCGGTGAAGGCGTCGATGGCCATGGCCGGCAGGCTGGCCAGGGCGAACATGCCCGCCGCCAGGGTGGCAGTGAGGCGATGCGGCTTGCGGTCGTGCAGGTTCATGGTCACGGTACTCCTTGGTATTCAATCAAGCGCAGATCCAGTTTGTCCTGGCCGTCTTCGCGTTGCAGGATGCGTATCGGCGTGGGCACGCCGCGCGCCACCCAGAAAATCATCTCGTCATTGCCGCCATTGGTGCGGCTGACCCGCATGGCGTCGTAACTGAGGTCATCGACCGCCACGATTTCGGTCTCCGCGGCCACCGAATACTCGTAATTGCGGACCTTGCCGAAGTCGACCACGCGGTAATGCAGCTGCTTTCCGGGTTCGGCATCGCGGATGACCGCCAGGTTGAGCAGCAGGGAACTCATGTCGCCCGCCTCCAGCGCAATCGGCGCGCGGCGGTTTTTCTTCAGATCGCCGTTCCATTGCGCCGACAACGCACGCCAATCGTAGAGACCCACCACCTTCTTGCCTGTGAACAGGGCGCTCTGGGTGGTGGCCTGGCTGAGTGGGCGGAACTGATCCCCCGGGGTGTCGAACAGGGTGCTCTGCTGGATATGGATGCCGGAAAGGCGTGCCAGTCCGTGTGTGCCGCGTACGCCCAGGTCCACCTGCCAGCGGTCCTGGTCGGCCAGCTGGGTCACCTTCATGGTGGCGCTGCCGGCCAGCTTGCCTTCGCGATAGGCATCGTAGCTGGCCACGAACGGCTCCAGCGTGGCGGCGCCGGCGACGGAAGACGCCAGCAGCAGCAAGGCAGCCAGGCGGGGCAGGGCGAAACGGGCGGAAATCGAAACCATGGGGACGGAGAACGGAGCTCAGGGCGTGGGGGTCAGTTGTCCGGCGGAATCTAGTGTCAGGGCTTTTAATACGGGCTGACCATCGCAGTAGACCACGTCATCGCGTTCAGCCAGCCGGCCGGCCGTGGCCAAGGCCACCACCGCCACCAGCAACGCGTGCTCACGCGGAATCAGTCGGGCCGCCAGGGTGTCGGGGGTGTCGCCCGCCAGCACCGGGATATGCACCTGCGCGACCACCGCGCCCGCATCCAGCTCGGGCACCACGAAATGCACGCTGGCCCCATGATCGCTGTCGCCCGCGGCCAACGCGCGCGCATGCGTCTTCAGCCCACGGTACTTGGGTAGCAGTGAAGGGTGGATGTTCAGCAGACGGCCACGGAAGCGCTCGATGAAGGCCTCACCCAGGATGCGCATGTAACCGGCGCAGATCACCCAGTCCGGATGGCAGGCCTGCACGGCATCGGCGAGGCGGGCGTCGAACTCCGCGCGATCCGGAAAGGCGCGCGCGTCCTCGCTCCAACGCATCGGCGCCCCCACCCGTTGCAGGGCGGCGGCATCCGGACGATCGGAAAACACGCCGACGACTTCCGCAGCCAACGCTCCGCTGGCCATGGCATCCAGCAGGGCCTGCAAGTTGCTGCCACGACCGGACACCAGCACCGCCAACCTAGGCTGGTTCATGCGCGCACCC
Encoded proteins:
- a CDS encoding KpsF/GutQ family sugar-phosphate isomerase, with protein sequence MPQSLSAPPLVQDTALAASGRRVIEIEAQALTALAQRIDGSFSAACRTILACQGRVVATGMGKSGHVARKIAATLASTGTPAFYVHPGEAGHGDLGMITDADVVLAMSYSGESDEVLMLLPVLKRQGNPLISMTGRPGSTLAREADIHLDISVPAEACPLDLAPTSSTTATLAMGDALAVALLEARGFTADDFARSHPAGSLGRRLLLHITDVMHGGDDVPRVSQDASLSQALVEMSRKRLGMTAVVDAQGRLVGLFTDGDLRRTLDNPALDIRQASIGEVMTRQPKTIGADQLAVEAARMMETHKISGLIVVDGEQRPVGALNIHDLLRARVV
- a CDS encoding RNA polymerase factor sigma-54; amino-acid sequence: MKTRLQTSLGQQLVMTPQLRQAIRLLQMSTAELEVEITQAVESNPLLDWAEDGPGDGPGASEGADDAPPGESADGERERERDGADDDWSPDEGPWTSTGGGGSFDDDDDTGSAAERMAEADTLRDHLLWQLHLSHLSARDRRIGTALIDALEEDGYLRETLAGIAETLRPDVEADEDEILVVLHQLQRFDPVGIGARTLGECLHLQLSVLSDDTPGKALAIRIADGPLDRLPRSGVAGVAAELKRPLAEVETAVQLLRTLDPKPGAQIGELSGDTYVVPDCVVWRQRGVWRAALAGNTLPRINIHRGYEQMIRQCGESDAGYLKGHLQEARWLLKSLEARGETLLKVTRCLIRQQSAFLEFGEQALRPLTLREVAAEVGLHESTVSRAIARKYVRTPRGTLPLRAFFASGIDTDGGGEASSTAIQAMIKRLVDQENPRKPLSDAKLADLLKASGVPVARRTVAKYREALHILSSHERVRLD
- the purN gene encoding phosphoribosylglycinamide formyltransferase, whose product is MNQPRLAVLVSGRGSNLQALLDAMASGALAAEVVGVFSDRPDAAALQRVGAPMRWSEDARAFPDRAEFDARLADAVQACHPDWVICAGYMRILGEAFIERFRGRLLNIHPSLLPKYRGLKTHARALAAGDSDHGASVHFVVPELDAGAVVAQVHIPVLAGDTPDTLAARLIPREHALLVAVVALATAGRLAERDDVVYCDGQPVLKALTLDSAGQLTPTP
- the lptA gene encoding lipopolysaccharide transport periplasmic protein LptA, producing the protein MPRKPAKALLCSVLLVAIAGGAWARSSDRNQDMSIDAGKQSGSFQGDGKTVLSGGVNVTQGTLQITSSAADIYVDGGEITRAIFTGKQVKMKQQMDDGSWMDASADRVEYDMKTEIITFTGNYTVTSARGSNRGQKMVYDTKSGNIESGGDGSRVTTVIKAKNAAPAQPQPQGKK
- the lptB gene encoding LPS export ABC transporter ATP-binding protein, producing MLIAQGLRKSYRQRKVVSDFGLTLEAGEVVGLLGPNGAGKTTCFYMIVGLVSADAGKIELDGMDITAEPMYKRAKLGVGYLPQEPSVFRKLTVADNIRLVLELREDLDSQGIERELASLLDELQISHVAEQLGASLSGGERRRCEIARALAARPRLMLLDEPFAGVDPISVGEIQRIVKHLKDRGIGVLITDHNVRETLGICDRAYILNEGSVLAQGAPDALLANPDVRRVYLGETFRL
- a CDS encoding DUF3108 domain-containing protein — its product is MVSISARFALPRLAALLLLASSVAGAATLEPFVASYDAYREGKLAGSATMKVTQLADQDRWQVDLGVRGTHGLARLSGIHIQQSTLFDTPGDQFRPLSQATTQSALFTGKKVVGLYDWRALSAQWNGDLKKNRRAPIALEAGDMSSLLLNLAVIRDAEPGKQLHYRVVDFGKVRNYEYSVAAETEIVAVDDLSYDAMRVSRTNGGNDEMIFWVARGVPTPIRILQREDGQDKLDLRLIEYQGVP
- the lptC gene encoding LPS export ABC transporter periplasmic protein LptC, whose amino-acid sequence is MNWRLGLGVALLIAAIISGWAAWQNRSRPKAETVGADRSDYVMHDFEVVALDKQGKESVTLRAPEMHRIPADESFHITTPLFLLPDREGHYWQMRSKTGWMSPDHSELRLLGEVTGTSPSQATAATTFRTERLDVFPSRNLARTDLAVTITQPGSILKGVGFQTDLKTKAYEFQSQVKSVYAPQTR
- a CDS encoding EF-hand domain-containing protein — its product is MSKRTAFTPRRKALLVFIALLLAVVAWLHFTGAAGTSGIPSKDMDWNGDGTATEEEIFQAFYAVVVEKKVEGPRECRSYSWRSDGKPIRVDCRTTMSAPAEASKE
- the hpf gene encoding ribosome hibernation-promoting factor, HPF/YfiA family, with protein sequence MRIETYGHEIEVTPALREYVETKLKRLERHFDQPFEVRTQLCTRKPDYVAEATLSVAGRKPLHADAGAQTMYAAIDMLADKLDRLLVKHKEKRTDVQRVSVRSEAFT
- a CDS encoding GFA family protein; this translates as MDVAAAESPQHLGSCLCGSVSYCVQGPLDELVLCHCSRCRKATGSAFQAVAPIAESAFELLTGQDLVRSYESSAGVHRHFCGACGSPLYSRRDFMPGLLRLRVGTLDTPLQIAPTMHIFTDSKAPWFTIGDAAPQYPTRPGE
- a CDS encoding KdsC family phosphatase, whose product is MPLSHLTNVDNDLRARALRVRLACFDVDGTLTDGRLIYDDQGHESKAFHIHDGQGLVLLRQAGLEVALITARHSPAAERRARELGVRIHTGVKDKLAQVDALCAELGLQREEVSFMGDDLPDLPPFRAVGLAVAPADAHAWTARHAHWRTQARAGAGAAREVCDLLLGVQGHDSALLEPSR
- a CDS encoding BolA family protein; the encoded protein is MDAETIRQLIQQGLPDARVEVQGDDGVHFEATVVSPAFAGKMPLARHRMVYATLGDLMGGAIHALALKTVTPDELR
- the hprK gene encoding HPr(Ser) kinase/phosphatase, translating into MNTSITARELFEQQKERLALRWVAGQKGENRVLEAGDTIARRPSLAGYLNAVYPNKVQILGSEELAWLDSLDSRQRWEIIEKIIHFRPLALVISKNQSCPEDLREAANESDTPLWISPKRGHELLNHLSYHLARTLAPRVTLHGVFMEIYSIGVLITGEAGSGKSELALELLSRGHRLVADDAPEFTQIAPDVLDGTCPELLQDLLEVRGLGVLNVREMFGDTAVKKNKYLRLIVHLTRPMTEPNPHGYERLTGDSGSRHVLDLDVPLITLPVMPGRNLAVLTEAATRLHILRTKGIDPAAMFIARHSNLLERSTP
- the murA gene encoding UDP-N-acetylglucosamine 1-carboxyvinyltransferase translates to MQKIVVTGGIPLNGEVNISGAKNAVLPILCATLLADGPVEITNVPHLHDVVTTVKLLGELGAGISIDEGTLSRGSAITVDPRSVNQHVAPYELVKTMRASILVLGPLLAKYGAAEVSLPGGCAIGSRPVDQHIKGLQALGAEISVENGYIKAKANRLKGGRFVFDMVSVTGTENVLMAACLADGTTVLENAAAEPEVTDLADCLIALGADIEGAGTPRIVVRGVERLNGGRHAVLPDRIETGTFLVAAAMTGGRVIARRARGDTLDAVLDKLTEAGAHIETTEDSITLDMQGRRPRAISLTTAPYPAFPTDMQAQLMAMNCVAEGVGVINETIFENRFMHVNELLRLGADIRVEGHTAIVRGVEKLSGAPVMATDLRASASLILAGLVAEGDTIIDRIYHLDRGYENIEEKLGGLGAKIRRIS
- a CDS encoding DUF3108 domain-containing protein, which translates into the protein MNLHDRKPHRLTATLAAGMFALASLPAMAIDAFTAQYQASALGMQGEGQMVIAPQSDNRWQYSLTVRNQLVDLSQKTVFDEQNGRLRPLSSSDSSRVLVKKKSVDTVYDWSKSQATWSGDIKPERAGPLKLQAGDMDALLVNLAIVRDVAAGKPLRYRMVENGRAKAMVYQVMGKENITVAGKSQEATKVSRTDGDKQMIVWIVPNMPVPARILQRENGQDSIDLTIKSWR